In Salinisphaera sp. T31B1, the following are encoded in one genomic region:
- the mnmG gene encoding tRNA uridine-5-carboxymethylaminomethyl(34) synthesis enzyme MnmG: MSASQTHFDVIVVGGGHAGTEAAMAAARMGRRTLLLTDNIETIGQMSCNPAIGGIGKGHLVREIDALGGVMGRAADVGGIQFRRLNARKGPAVRATRAQADRALYKAAVRRMVENQPNLALFQQSVADLIVDDHHVAGVMTTMGLAFHARQVILTVGTFLGGTIHIGHRQFGGGRAGDAPSNALAERLRDLALPVGRLKTGTPPRIDAKTIDYARLAEQPGDTPAPVFSFMGRRAEHPRQVCCHITHTNETSHAIIRDNIGESAMYSGRIDSVGPRYCPSIEDKVVRFADKDSHQIFIEPEGLNSAEVYPNGISTSLSFETQMRVVRSIVGFENAHITRPGYAIEYDYFDPRALAHSLETRAIAGLYFAGQINGTTGYEEAAAQGLLAGINAARAAMGQPAWWPGRHEAYLGVLVDDLVTRGTQEPYRMFTSRAEYRLLLREDNADTRLTPLGRDMGLVDDVRWADFTARAEAVAAEQARLAAIVVRPSDLADEGRAVLGDPLKQATPAADLLKRPGLDHAAVTAIERVGRADSGALDAEAVEMVSEQVEIQAKYAGYIDRQNAEIERAAAHEATELPADLDYAEVSGLSRELQGKLADVRPARLGQAARIPGMTPAAVSLLLVHLKKTGRRLARSA; the protein is encoded by the coding sequence ATGTCAGCAAGCCAGACTCATTTCGACGTGATCGTGGTCGGCGGCGGCCATGCCGGCACCGAGGCGGCCATGGCGGCGGCCCGCATGGGCCGGCGTACGCTGCTGCTGACCGATAATATCGAGACGATCGGTCAGATGTCCTGCAACCCGGCCATCGGCGGCATTGGCAAGGGGCACCTGGTGCGCGAGATCGATGCGCTGGGCGGCGTCATGGGGCGAGCCGCCGATGTCGGCGGCATTCAGTTTCGCCGTCTGAATGCCCGCAAGGGCCCGGCGGTGCGGGCGACACGGGCCCAGGCCGATCGCGCGCTCTACAAGGCCGCCGTTCGGCGCATGGTGGAAAACCAGCCGAACCTGGCCCTGTTCCAGCAGTCGGTGGCCGATCTGATCGTCGACGATCATCACGTTGCCGGTGTCATGACCACGATGGGTCTGGCCTTTCATGCCCGTCAGGTGATTCTTACGGTCGGCACGTTTCTGGGCGGCACGATCCATATCGGGCATCGCCAGTTCGGCGGCGGCCGCGCCGGTGATGCGCCGTCCAACGCGCTCGCCGAGCGGCTGCGCGATCTGGCGCTGCCAGTGGGCCGGCTCAAGACCGGTACGCCGCCACGGATCGATGCCAAGACGATCGACTATGCGCGTCTGGCCGAACAGCCGGGCGATACGCCGGCGCCGGTGTTTTCGTTCATGGGGCGGCGCGCCGAGCATCCCCGCCAGGTGTGTTGTCATATCACGCATACCAACGAGACCAGCCACGCGATCATTCGCGACAATATCGGCGAGTCGGCCATGTATTCCGGGCGGATCGACTCCGTCGGGCCACGCTATTGCCCGTCGATCGAAGACAAGGTGGTGCGCTTTGCCGATAAGGACAGCCACCAGATATTCATCGAGCCCGAAGGCCTGAACTCGGCCGAGGTCTATCCCAACGGCATCTCCACGAGCCTGTCCTTTGAAACGCAGATGCGCGTGGTACGGAGTATCGTCGGCTTCGAGAACGCGCATATCACGCGTCCCGGCTATGCGATCGAGTACGATTACTTCGACCCGCGTGCGCTGGCCCACAGCCTCGAGACGCGCGCGATCGCCGGGCTGTATTTCGCCGGCCAGATCAACGGGACGACCGGCTACGAGGAGGCCGCCGCGCAGGGCCTGCTGGCAGGGATCAACGCCGCCCGTGCCGCAATGGGCCAGCCGGCATGGTGGCCGGGCCGCCATGAAGCCTATCTGGGCGTGCTGGTCGACGATCTCGTCACGCGCGGTACGCAGGAGCCCTACCGAATGTTCACGTCACGGGCCGAGTATCGGCTGTTGCTGCGTGAGGACAACGCCGATACGCGCCTCACCCCGCTGGGCCGCGACATGGGCCTGGTCGACGACGTGCGCTGGGCGGACTTCACGGCTCGGGCCGAGGCCGTGGCCGCCGAACAGGCGCGTCTGGCCGCGATCGTGGTGCGGCCGTCCGATCTCGCCGACGAGGGCCGGGCCGTGCTGGGCGATCCGCTCAAGCAGGCGACGCCGGCGGCGGATCTGCTCAAGCGTCCGGGTCTGGACCATGCCGCGGTCACCGCGATCGAGCGCGTCGGCCGTGCCGATTCGGGCGCGCTGGATGCCGAAGCCGTGGAGATGGTCAGCGAACAGGTCGAGATCCAGGCCAAGTACGCCGGCTATATCGACCGCCAGAACGCCGAGATCGAACGGGCCGCGGCCCACGAAGCCACAGAGCTGCCCGCGGATCTCGACTACGCCGAGGTCTCGGGGCTGTCACGCGAATTGCAGGGCAAGCTGGCCGACGTGCGCCCGGC
- a CDS encoding SDR family NAD(P)-dependent oxidoreductase produces the protein MAEQNNAANSQGTRAPAALITGASRGIGKALAIGLAGLGYDIALADLDSCQTGLRDVEQQITAKGQTGRAYTVDVSRKSQVVAMIERASADFGQIDLLVNNAGILKRALLEDLDEHDWDQHFDVNVKGVFLMCQAITPYMKKRRAGRIVNVASIAARGGAVEQGHYASTKGAVVSLTRVLAKELGPFGITVNAICPGIILTEMGRNNLGDDAAVRHWETTTALRRLGQPEDLVGAVYFFASPHADFITGQALNVDGGIRFN, from the coding sequence ATGGCAGAGCAGAACAATGCGGCCAATTCGCAGGGCACACGTGCACCGGCGGCGCTCATCACCGGAGCCAGTCGAGGCATCGGCAAGGCTTTGGCTATCGGTCTCGCGGGCCTTGGTTACGATATTGCGCTGGCCGACCTGGACAGCTGTCAGACCGGTCTGCGCGACGTCGAACAGCAGATAACCGCTAAGGGGCAGACCGGTCGCGCATACACGGTCGACGTCAGTCGCAAGTCCCAGGTCGTTGCGATGATCGAGCGCGCGAGCGCCGATTTCGGTCAGATCGATTTGCTGGTGAACAATGCCGGAATACTCAAGCGCGCGCTGCTGGAAGATCTGGACGAGCACGACTGGGACCAGCATTTCGATGTAAATGTCAAAGGCGTGTTTCTCATGTGTCAGGCAATAACGCCCTACATGAAGAAGCGTCGCGCTGGCCGTATCGTCAACGTGGCGTCGATCGCCGCACGAGGTGGTGCGGTTGAACAGGGGCACTATGCCTCCACCAAGGGAGCGGTCGTGTCGCTCACACGCGTTCTGGCCAAAGAGTTAGGGCCGTTCGGAATCACGGTCAACGCGATCTGTCCTGGTATCATTCTGACTGAGATGGGGCGCAACAACCTCGGCGATGACGCTGCGGTTCGGCACTGGGAAACCACGACCGCATTGCGCCGGCTCGGCCAGCCCGAGGATTTGGTCGGCGCTGTATACTTCTTCGCATCGCCGCACGCGGATTTCATCACCGGCCAGGCCTTGAACGTGGACGGCGGCATTCGTTTCAACTGA
- a CDS encoding RbtT/DalT/CsbX family MFS transporter — MFALLSRAGIPPKLAPGYLGVIVFMIGDGLEVAWLQDYFVTHGLTQPQAASIFAGYGLVVAFAAWLSGVLTEALGPKVTMSAGAALFIIGSLLFIPALNAGASYPVLLCSYAIRGFGYPLFSYSFLVVVARSTDKAALGKAVGWFWFCWAGGFSFLGTWYSDIAFSGLHLSPIELLWTGPVFTLAGAAIALYTILNARKDMAVGEGGRRGVEMAALLKGITLPFENYKIGFGGLVRIINTVSVFGFLAFMPTFMVEQDFTRSAWLQIWAAHAFSNILANLVAGAIGDRIGWQRTIIWGGGFLCALCVLGFYYIPVWTGSYWLMMLLSVAYGIALAGYVPLSALVPTLEPRHAGAALAVLNLAAGLAVFVGPAIVGLLIEPLGPEGVVWAFAGLYLVSMVLTRFMSLDETRNEQRHVPAV; from the coding sequence GTGTTTGCTTTACTTTCGAGAGCGGGTATCCCGCCGAAGCTCGCGCCGGGTTATCTCGGCGTCATCGTGTTCATGATCGGCGACGGCTTGGAGGTAGCGTGGCTACAGGACTATTTCGTAACGCACGGCCTCACTCAGCCTCAGGCCGCAAGCATCTTCGCCGGGTATGGGCTCGTGGTCGCTTTCGCTGCTTGGTTGTCTGGAGTGCTGACTGAAGCGCTCGGTCCCAAGGTGACGATGTCGGCAGGTGCGGCCTTGTTCATCATCGGCAGTCTTTTGTTCATTCCGGCCCTCAACGCCGGCGCGTCGTATCCCGTGTTGCTTTGCAGTTACGCCATACGCGGGTTCGGTTATCCGCTGTTCTCCTATTCGTTTCTAGTCGTCGTCGCGCGGTCGACCGACAAAGCCGCGCTCGGCAAGGCGGTCGGCTGGTTCTGGTTTTGCTGGGCAGGCGGCTTCTCCTTTTTGGGCACTTGGTATTCGGATATCGCGTTCTCGGGATTGCATTTGAGTCCGATCGAGCTGCTCTGGACCGGGCCCGTGTTCACCTTGGCCGGGGCGGCCATTGCGCTGTATACGATTCTGAACGCTCGCAAGGATATGGCAGTAGGGGAGGGCGGCCGCCGTGGCGTCGAAATGGCCGCCCTTCTGAAAGGTATTACCTTGCCGTTCGAGAACTACAAGATCGGCTTCGGTGGGCTGGTGAGAATCATCAATACGGTGTCGGTCTTCGGCTTTTTAGCGTTCATGCCGACGTTCATGGTCGAGCAAGACTTTACCCGTAGCGCATGGCTGCAGATCTGGGCGGCACACGCTTTCAGCAACATCCTGGCCAATTTGGTGGCCGGTGCGATCGGTGACCGCATAGGTTGGCAGCGGACCATCATCTGGGGCGGCGGTTTTCTCTGCGCACTCTGCGTGCTCGGCTTCTATTACATCCCTGTCTGGACCGGCAGTTACTGGCTGATGATGCTTCTGTCGGTTGCCTACGGTATCGCGCTGGCCGGCTACGTCCCGCTGTCCGCGCTGGTGCCGACACTCGAGCCCAGACACGCCGGTGCGGCACTTGCGGTTCTGAATCTCGCGGCCGGCCTGGCCGTCTTCGTGGGGCCGGCCATCGTGGGTCTGCTCATTGAACCGCTCGGCCCTGAGGGCGTGGTCTGGGCATTTGCTGGCCTGTACCTGGTGAGCATGGTGTTGACCCGGTTCATGAGCCTGGATGAAACCCGTAACGAGCAGCGGCACGTTCCCGCGGTTTAA
- a CDS encoding class II aldolase/adducin family protein: MNQNDLEQSLRRSICDIGRRMYAREMGAANDGNISVKLDEERLLCTPSGVSKGFMSPEILCIVDYEGQVLDAHPEHSKPSSELKMHLRAYRERPDISAVVHGHPLYATAFAVCGKPLNQQIMPEATISLGEVPVAPFALPSTEDLPRSIAPYLASHDAVLLENHGAVTVGINLQAAYFKLETLEFYAKVLHIANSMGGPNAFDEQTLEQLVNLRRDRFKKPGRHPLIDG; this comes from the coding sequence ATGAACCAGAACGATCTGGAACAATCACTTCGTCGGTCGATCTGCGATATCGGTCGACGCATGTACGCGCGCGAGATGGGTGCTGCCAACGACGGCAACATCAGCGTGAAGCTTGATGAGGAACGGCTCTTGTGCACTCCGTCCGGGGTGTCGAAGGGATTCATGTCGCCGGAAATTCTGTGCATCGTGGATTACGAGGGCCAGGTGCTGGATGCCCACCCGGAACACAGCAAACCCTCATCCGAACTGAAAATGCACTTGCGCGCCTACCGCGAGCGGCCCGATATCAGCGCCGTCGTTCACGGCCACCCGCTTTATGCGACGGCTTTCGCCGTGTGTGGCAAGCCGCTGAACCAGCAGATCATGCCCGAAGCCACCATCTCGCTCGGCGAGGTGCCGGTCGCACCGTTTGCCTTACCCTCGACCGAGGATCTTCCTCGATCTATCGCGCCGTATCTTGCGAGTCACGATGCGGTATTACTCGAGAACCACGGCGCCGTCACCGTCGGCATAAATCTACAAGCCGCTTATTTCAAGCTCGAGACGCTCGAGTTCTATGCCAAGGTATTGCATATCGCTAACAGCATGGGCGGGCCGAACGCGTTCGACGAACAGACGCTTGAACAACTTGTGAACTTGCGTCGTGACCGGTTCAAAAAGCCGGGCCGTCATCCCCTGATCGACGGGTGA
- a CDS encoding sugar kinase, whose amino-acid sequence MPLFFCDRFRYCLLSGSWFRPSPTDKGIRMAGTVSVVGLYILDVLGRHMSQMPPVGSSDRIDEIRLTVAGTAGGTAVDCAKLGMQTVGFGAVGSDDNADVLLDLMRRHGIETAFMQRLADTTTSSTILPILPSGERSAWHAPGASSAFSPSPADLMRAVESDFVHLGGTGRLDAFDGPASRNFLAQAKQADCITTLDLIGARAEVSALVDPLMPYVDYYVPSIEEVSRLTGYEDVEAAAEHYIALGAGHCCITLGAQGSYIRAADGACHRIPAIQQIEILDTTGCGDAYSAGLIVALDQGWDLEFCGYFATAASALVATGLGSDAGIVSRQETKALAEQHYRRFANA is encoded by the coding sequence CAGGTTCTTGGTTTAGGCCAAGTCCAACAGATAAAGGCATTCGGATGGCAGGCACGGTTAGCGTAGTGGGACTGTACATATTGGACGTGCTCGGGCGCCATATGAGCCAGATGCCGCCTGTCGGCAGCTCTGATCGTATCGATGAAATACGGCTTACGGTGGCGGGCACCGCAGGCGGTACGGCCGTGGACTGCGCCAAACTGGGTATGCAGACCGTCGGCTTCGGGGCGGTCGGGTCGGACGACAATGCCGACGTCCTGCTTGACCTCATGCGTCGGCACGGCATCGAGACCGCATTTATGCAACGCCTTGCGGATACCACCACATCGTCCACGATACTGCCGATTCTCCCTTCTGGAGAGCGTAGCGCATGGCATGCTCCGGGTGCGTCGTCGGCTTTCTCGCCATCGCCGGCGGATCTGATGCGCGCGGTTGAGAGCGATTTCGTGCATCTGGGCGGCACCGGCCGCCTCGATGCATTCGACGGCCCGGCGAGCCGGAATTTTCTGGCTCAGGCGAAACAGGCGGACTGTATTACCACGCTAGATCTCATCGGCGCCCGCGCCGAAGTCTCTGCGTTGGTCGATCCGCTGATGCCCTATGTGGACTATTACGTACCGAGTATCGAAGAGGTCTCCCGGTTGACGGGTTACGAAGACGTCGAGGCCGCCGCCGAGCATTACATCGCGCTGGGCGCCGGTCATTGTTGTATCACCCTGGGCGCGCAGGGCAGCTATATCCGGGCCGCCGATGGGGCCTGCCACCGCATTCCGGCAATTCAGCAAATCGAGATTCTGGATACCACGGGTTGTGGCGACGCTTATTCTGCGGGGCTGATCGTGGCGCTTGATCAGGGTTGGGATCTCGAGTTCTGCGGCTATTTCGCGACCGCTGCCTCAGCCCTCGTCGCGACCGGGCTGGGTTCCGATGCAGGCATCGTGTCGCGACAGGAAACCAAGGCGCTCGCCGAGCAGCACTATCGCAGGTTCGCGAATGCCTGA